One genomic segment of Deltaproteobacteria bacterium includes these proteins:
- the recO gene encoding DNA repair protein RecO, with product MLAQTKGIVLKTQRYSEADLIVTVLTNSGNRLQLFGRSALKSRKRFGGGILEPTRYIQVSYEDRRSRLGGESDLHSLREASMIEDFECLRSDYARLDVALSLLHTVHQIVRNGDFGSAEIFNLLGNALRAAEVSTDLAKLRTHFEVRLLASQGVLELDGDASRLMHLPIDHHASEDLATLDWRQVGRLSGLQLKQYIEVGAVD from the coding sequence ATGCTCGCGCAAACTAAAGGTATTGTCCTCAAGACTCAGCGCTACAGTGAAGCAGATCTAATTGTCACAGTCCTCACAAATTCCGGAAACCGCCTCCAGTTGTTTGGACGATCAGCGCTTAAAAGTAGGAAGCGTTTCGGCGGTGGAATCCTCGAGCCCACACGCTACATTCAAGTCAGCTATGAGGATCGCAGGTCTCGCTTGGGTGGCGAGTCCGACTTGCACAGCCTGAGAGAGGCTTCGATGATTGAGGACTTTGAGTGCCTGAGATCCGACTACGCTCGTTTGGACGTGGCGCTCTCGTTGCTTCATACAGTCCATCAGATTGTGAGAAACGGTGACTTCGGATCCGCGGAAATATTTAATCTCTTAGGAAACGCTCTCAGGGCAGCGGAAGTTTCAACTGACCTAGCGAAGCTTCGAACCCACTTCGAGGTGCGTCTGTTGGCCTCGCAGGGTGTTTTGGAACTTGATGGCGATGCAAGTCGACTGATGCACTTGCCCATTGATCATCACGCTTCCGAAGACCTTGCTACTCTTGATTGGCGTCAGGTCGGACGACTCTCGGGTCTTCAGTTGAAGCAATACATCGAAGTCGGAGCTGTCGACTAG
- a CDS encoding long-chain fatty acid--CoA ligase, translating to MGDSLYLRFLNLVAIAPHVPALQWQSHVFRRQDLENALANLIDEISESPHKSVGYWGENHPLGLLLPLACSALGKTYFPFSPLFSSSTVADLCKAHDTFLVNPLHDSRWDSLFLQWSKVRSNGFTYDKANKIDKVDSTTVRPLIAFQTSGTTDRPKRVLLPESHILSNIDEAIRAQGLQEADRILLVLSLCHSGGLCIQALPGLFSGALLIMHPAFQIPDFLASFRQNNDASSSFPTTTLIVPAYLRQLLRSNNAELSTLSLARFIGIGSAPVTSDALSPFINAGAKFLNIYGLTEAGPVLATQMIDSACFDRENDPPIGKVAPTIEWRIDPQTSELWVRGPAVRPSYEEEHVVTPSLTADGWFNTRDLVSQDHGVLKFLGRRSFTFNIGGMKVHGERIENAIEQLPDIAACVVNCRQHRIYGEILVATVERDPSKEPISKRELLKRLRASGTGLAEHEIPREVDFVDSIPRSSIGKKIRARLS from the coding sequence ATGGGCGATTCACTTTATCTACGCTTTCTGAATCTCGTCGCAATCGCCCCCCATGTTCCGGCGCTACAATGGCAATCTCATGTGTTCCGACGACAGGATCTCGAGAACGCTCTTGCGAATCTGATTGATGAAATTAGCGAAAGCCCGCATAAATCGGTCGGCTACTGGGGAGAAAATCATCCTCTAGGGCTTCTACTTCCGCTTGCTTGCTCGGCTTTAGGGAAAACATATTTTCCATTTTCCCCACTATTCTCTTCTTCGACGGTCGCCGACCTTTGCAAAGCGCACGATACATTTCTCGTTAATCCACTTCATGATAGCCGATGGGACTCTCTATTTCTTCAGTGGTCTAAAGTCCGCTCTAACGGGTTTACCTATGACAAGGCCAACAAGATCGACAAGGTCGACTCCACGACAGTTCGTCCACTTATCGCTTTTCAAACATCGGGAACAACGGATCGGCCAAAACGGGTGCTGCTTCCTGAGTCACACATTCTGTCGAACATCGACGAGGCTATTCGCGCACAAGGACTTCAAGAAGCAGATCGCATACTTCTTGTCTTAAGCCTTTGTCACAGCGGCGGTCTGTGCATTCAAGCCTTGCCCGGGCTTTTTTCGGGAGCGCTGCTCATCATGCATCCAGCATTTCAAATTCCTGACTTCCTGGCTTCTTTTCGGCAGAATAACGACGCGTCGTCTTCTTTCCCGACAACGACACTGATCGTACCGGCCTACCTAAGGCAATTGCTTAGAAGTAACAACGCTGAGCTTTCGACGCTTTCTTTGGCGCGATTCATCGGCATTGGATCTGCGCCTGTGACATCCGATGCCCTTTCCCCATTCATCAACGCCGGCGCTAAATTCTTGAATATTTACGGGCTTACAGAAGCGGGGCCTGTCTTGGCGACACAAATGATAGACTCAGCATGCTTTGATCGGGAAAACGATCCACCGATCGGGAAAGTTGCGCCAACTATCGAATGGCGAATCGACCCGCAAACCTCCGAACTGTGGGTTCGTGGTCCTGCAGTTCGCCCGAGCTACGAGGAAGAGCACGTCGTGACACCGTCTCTGACGGCCGATGGTTGGTTCAATACGCGTGATCTTGTCTCGCAGGATCATGGAGTTTTAAAGTTCCTTGGACGGCGAAGTTTTACATTTAATATCGGCGGAATGAAGGTTCACGGTGAGCGGATCGAAAATGCTATCGAACAGCTTCCGGATATAGCCGCCTGTGTCGTTAACTGTCGGCAGCATCGAATCTACGGCGAAATTCTTGTCGCTACCGTCGAACGTGATCCCAGCAAAGAGCCCATAAGCAAAAGAGAGCTCTTGAAGCGCCTTCGCGCAAGCGGGACCGGACTCGCAGAACATGAAATACCTAGAGAAGTTGATTTTGTAGATTCAATCCCAAGAAGTTCGATTGGAAAAAAGATCCGAGCGCGCTTGTCCTAG
- a CDS encoding MBOAT family protein — protein sequence MLFTSIDFWLLFAVTFAASIAAKRPRALKAITLVASLVFYAAGDQSGILVLIGIASLAFFGGMYASPERSNAIRKISVWLSIGGGLLTLAYFKYLRFLLEDVFPFLLSPQQTEGLLREISLPLGISFFTFQSLSYTFDVYRGRAKVCRNYSDFLLYVTFFPQIIAGPIERFNHLFPQIQNLKLCSIQQMKTPLLLIAMAFFKKIFVANSIGPTALLIFQSSETRPLEMVLAGWTMAMQVYFDFSAYSDFALGLAALFGVQLTANFRPIWFATNPLAFWERWNVTTGKWFRDYLLVPMGGNGDNRIQAARNIIIMFMAIGLWHGASWNWIVWGLFQGLIVAFYRDLKKYSNAVSKTPAWVGLLFLQVFMLPISGLLHFADSQSIMKRMLEALSGNRFSWLDFSGLTVFVPHLAAFILPGILFDVFQEKTKNHELPWHQLVFLISLLLGFSAFLSKGISNQAFIYFGF from the coding sequence ATGCTTTTCACCTCTATCGACTTTTGGCTGCTTTTTGCCGTTACCTTTGCCGCATCGATCGCTGCCAAGCGACCTCGCGCGCTCAAAGCGATTACATTGGTAGCAAGTCTGGTGTTCTACGCAGCAGGCGACCAATCAGGTATTCTCGTACTGATCGGTATTGCCTCGCTCGCTTTCTTTGGCGGGATGTACGCGTCTCCTGAACGTAGCAACGCCATAAGAAAAATTAGCGTCTGGTTGTCTATCGGCGGCGGCCTTTTGACACTGGCCTATTTTAAATATCTTCGCTTTCTTTTAGAGGATGTTTTCCCGTTTTTACTTTCCCCCCAGCAGACCGAGGGTCTTTTAAGGGAAATTTCGCTTCCGCTTGGAATAAGTTTTTTCACTTTCCAAAGTCTTAGTTACACGTTTGACGTTTATCGCGGACGGGCGAAAGTCTGCCGAAACTATTCTGACTTTTTGCTCTACGTTACATTTTTTCCGCAAATCATCGCCGGCCCAATCGAACGTTTCAACCACCTGTTTCCTCAGATTCAAAATTTAAAGCTTTGCTCAATTCAGCAAATGAAGACTCCGCTTCTTCTCATCGCAATGGCATTTTTTAAAAAGATTTTCGTTGCGAATTCCATTGGCCCAACGGCGTTACTAATTTTTCAATCGTCGGAAACTCGCCCACTTGAAATGGTCCTTGCCGGATGGACGATGGCCATGCAGGTCTACTTTGATTTCTCGGCTTATTCTGATTTTGCGCTTGGATTAGCCGCATTGTTCGGCGTCCAGCTGACGGCCAACTTTCGCCCAATTTGGTTTGCGACCAATCCTTTGGCATTTTGGGAACGATGGAATGTTACGACGGGTAAATGGTTTCGCGACTATTTGCTGGTTCCGATGGGTGGCAATGGAGACAACAGGATCCAGGCAGCTCGAAATATAATTATCATGTTCATGGCCATCGGCCTTTGGCACGGAGCTTCTTGGAACTGGATCGTATGGGGCCTGTTTCAAGGATTAATCGTCGCCTTTTACCGCGATTTGAAAAAGTACTCGAACGCCGTCTCAAAAACGCCAGCTTGGGTGGGGTTGCTATTTCTGCAAGTATTCATGCTGCCAATCAGCGGACTTCTGCACTTTGCCGACAGTCAATCCATCATGAAACGGATGCTGGAAGCACTATCAGGAAACAGATTTAGCTGGCTCGATTTTTCAGGCCTAACAGTTTTTGTTCCGCATCTCGCAGCGTTTATCCTCCCGGGAATCTTGTTTGATGTATTTCAGGAAAAAACAAAAAATCATGAGCTTCCCTGGCACCAGCTGGTTTTTCTGATTTCGCTGCTACTTGGATTTTCCGCGTTCTTGTCGAAGGGGATTTCCAATCAGGCCTTTATTTACTTCGGCTTCTAA
- a CDS encoding cupin domain-containing protein: MAAVSVKKAFRPLDEQVIARSALRVSTGMTINGVWRNAGAVYTFSGHPGGSEILCDGKEADWALSWTTLPDGKDLEPHYHPFESHVAIVQGRAVLTGERHATFRTIEAGGLVRIPPWCLHGFRCENSKPFWALSWQRANRSLFFAGDRGEAADVVFPGDPSAPAVPDFTLEAFVQNGRTPASEPVSSLDQRPKFQFFDFTNKNDVVVEIEGPAFIFATSGGVHLELPEGMVELREGDALPVEASRTVKVVRKSPLSAIATLQFC; encoded by the coding sequence ATGGCTGCGGTCAGTGTTAAAAAGGCATTTAGGCCCTTGGACGAACAGGTCATTGCTCGAAGCGCCCTCCGAGTTTCGACTGGTATGACAATCAACGGCGTGTGGCGAAATGCGGGCGCCGTGTACACATTCTCGGGTCATCCTGGCGGAAGCGAAATACTTTGTGATGGCAAAGAGGCAGACTGGGCACTCAGTTGGACAACACTGCCAGATGGAAAAGATCTTGAGCCACATTATCATCCGTTTGAAAGCCATGTCGCAATTGTACAGGGCCGCGCGGTTTTAACGGGTGAGCGCCACGCGACATTTCGTACCATAGAAGCCGGTGGCTTGGTGCGCATTCCGCCCTGGTGTTTGCATGGATTTCGATGCGAAAATTCCAAGCCATTTTGGGCGCTCTCTTGGCAGCGTGCGAATCGATCACTTTTTTTTGCCGGCGATCGGGGCGAGGCGGCTGACGTCGTTTTTCCTGGAGACCCAAGCGCTCCCGCCGTGCCCGACTTCACGCTCGAGGCATTTGTTCAAAACGGGCGAACACCTGCGAGCGAGCCTGTATCGTCGCTAGACCAACGACCAAAGTTTCAATTCTTTGACTTTACGAATAAAAATGACGTTGTCGTTGAGATTGAGGGGCCCGCCTTTATTTTTGCAACTAGCGGCGGAGTTCATCTTGAGCTTCCCGAGGGAATGGTAGAGCTTCGCGAGGGCGATGCTTTGCCCGTTGAAGCGAGTCGAACCGTCAAAGTTGTTCGCAAGAGTCCGCTGTCGGCAATTGCCACTCTTCAGTTCTGTTAG
- a CDS encoding tetratricopeptide repeat protein: protein MIKSLLTPTLAISLFAVTSISVTTAKAQSNPKQTTQSASAKAPKSQNGKKQTRKKRQATKKAPAINRNAELDNPSELSPMAPVDTQAAKTPDTPPVSPVSASGESESVGGTDVIETVGRRSGVSLTSKNAIRLNYGRNDWNQSSTKVDTAAVFLREGTSGRIVQIEVEESAPDSAVFSGTYSINFRDLTGLKVEFFAPPQNLLSDLTGRKKISQMIDAKELRRLPFVLRKDPVTGVQNVELFDNADQARNAYRAFQAEQELLVALKNRLDQRNQTLDTAMLALEKAEFEEISRNLAERVRLSQVETQRLAALLQSFSLASPEDRAKRKADAQKLADQAMVEYRANQFPQAKKSFEAAVDLDPSNRGYYFQYGVTLYKIEDFNRSLVYLDLAESKAVKAAERDFYRGLNFYRLRDSNSALTAFEKVVNAKDPEISPSARFYQGLIHFEKRRWTEARAEFQLVLDESNDPVLDQRAEGYIEQALRMQQIEAERAKRWALAGTFGAMYDDNVLLSSDSDRDRGTATNAAAWRTLLQGTAKYRAVYEDTNEWAIQLDAMTMYSVDKDFQTVQSISNSDATIAGLTAPWTHKGVFMGKGHKFDLVPGVETTYMSVENNEWKSIYNSYILNFQNLFVVSETWFTNVNVDLRQDVSGLASSTGDDDSTAFKSKISWSNINIPFEDKKQLVLSDFGYTVNSSLGKNSVFNRLDIGVGYIRPWKWDTTFNSKLSYYLLTYPENATGRIDNNIGLTLGLSRKVGENLTSGFTTNYQINSSNVTANQYKKLTAMVTLTATEAF from the coding sequence GTGATTAAATCGTTATTGACGCCCACACTCGCCATTTCCCTTTTCGCCGTGACGTCAATCTCAGTGACCACAGCAAAAGCGCAAAGCAATCCAAAACAGACAACACAGTCCGCTTCCGCCAAGGCACCGAAATCGCAAAACGGCAAGAAGCAGACAAGAAAAAAAAGACAAGCGACGAAAAAAGCCCCCGCCATTAATCGCAACGCCGAACTTGATAACCCCAGTGAGCTTTCACCGATGGCACCTGTAGATACGCAAGCGGCCAAAACTCCTGATACCCCACCCGTTTCGCCGGTTTCTGCAAGTGGCGAATCAGAAAGCGTCGGCGGAACAGATGTCATCGAAACTGTTGGCCGACGTAGCGGCGTAAGCCTCACGTCGAAAAATGCCATTCGCCTGAACTATGGCAGAAATGATTGGAACCAAAGCTCCACGAAAGTAGACACCGCTGCTGTTTTTCTTCGCGAAGGGACCTCAGGTCGAATCGTGCAAATTGAAGTTGAAGAGTCAGCCCCTGATTCGGCAGTATTCTCCGGAACGTATTCAATTAATTTTCGCGACCTTACTGGCCTAAAAGTTGAATTCTTCGCCCCACCGCAAAATCTACTGTCGGATCTCACCGGGCGCAAAAAAATATCGCAAATGATCGATGCAAAAGAACTTCGGCGCTTACCGTTTGTTCTAAGAAAAGACCCTGTGACCGGCGTACAAAACGTCGAACTTTTCGATAACGCGGATCAGGCCCGCAACGCTTATCGCGCCTTTCAGGCAGAGCAAGAACTTTTAGTAGCTCTAAAAAACCGTCTCGATCAACGCAATCAAACTCTCGATACGGCGATGCTCGCCCTAGAGAAAGCTGAATTCGAGGAGATCAGTCGAAACCTCGCCGAGCGTGTGCGCCTAAGCCAAGTCGAAACTCAGCGTCTCGCAGCTCTCCTCCAGAGCTTTTCACTGGCCAGCCCCGAAGACCGAGCAAAACGAAAAGCAGATGCTCAGAAGCTCGCCGATCAGGCAATGGTGGAATATCGTGCCAATCAATTTCCGCAGGCAAAGAAGTCTTTCGAGGCCGCCGTGGATCTCGATCCTTCCAACCGAGGCTACTATTTCCAGTATGGCGTGACACTTTACAAAATTGAAGATTTCAATCGATCGCTTGTTTACCTCGATCTTGCCGAATCGAAGGCTGTAAAGGCGGCGGAACGCGATTTCTATCGCGGCCTCAACTTCTATCGTCTGCGCGATTCCAATTCTGCGCTCACCGCTTTTGAAAAAGTCGTGAATGCGAAAGACCCAGAGATTTCTCCATCGGCCCGCTTCTATCAAGGTCTTATTCATTTCGAAAAACGGCGCTGGACAGAAGCTCGCGCAGAGTTTCAGTTGGTCCTTGATGAATCAAACGACCCCGTTCTCGATCAGCGAGCGGAGGGCTATATTGAGCAGGCTCTTCGAATGCAACAAATTGAAGCGGAACGCGCAAAACGTTGGGCACTCGCGGGAACCTTTGGTGCAATGTATGATGACAACGTACTTCTGTCCTCGGATTCAGACCGCGATCGCGGTACGGCTACTAACGCCGCCGCATGGCGAACCCTTCTTCAGGGTACGGCCAAGTACCGCGCCGTTTATGAAGACACAAACGAGTGGGCTATTCAGCTGGATGCGATGACGATGTATTCGGTCGACAAGGACTTTCAAACAGTACAGTCAATTTCGAATTCCGACGCGACGATCGCCGGCCTCACTGCGCCGTGGACACACAAAGGAGTCTTCATGGGGAAGGGACACAAGTTCGACCTCGTTCCCGGTGTGGAAACCACCTACATGAGTGTCGAGAACAATGAATGGAAATCGATCTACAACTCGTACATCCTCAATTTCCAAAATCTCTTTGTGGTTAGCGAAACCTGGTTCACAAACGTGAACGTTGATCTTCGGCAGGACGTTTCTGGGCTGGCCTCTTCCACAGGAGACGACGACTCCACTGCATTTAAATCAAAAATTTCTTGGTCGAATATCAACATCCCGTTTGAAGACAAAAAACAACTTGTCCTCAGCGACTTTGGCTACACGGTGAATAGTTCGCTTGGAAAAAACAGCGTTTTCAATCGACTCGATATAGGTGTTGGCTATATTCGCCCCTGGAAATGGGACACGACCTTCAATTCGAAATTAAGCTATTACCTTCTAACTTACCCGGAAAACGCAACAGGCCGAATCGATAACAACATCGGTCTGACCCTGGGTCTTAGCCGAAAAGTTGGAGAAAATCTGACGTCTGGATTCACGACGAACTATCAGATCAACAGTTCTAATGTGACGGCCAATCAGTACAAAAAACTAACCGCGATGGTCACGCTCACTGCGACTGAAGCATTTTAA
- a CDS encoding FecR domain-containing protein, with product MAMLLTVKPWTAAVLAVFAFGATSAIGSNHAHAACGEVSVAKGDVKIENVKTKASTVAAKGTKVCQGDAIVAGPQSRAKIVMEDGNELNVSPESRIVLEQYEYKPADNKKKVMLNVLYGKVRAATKEENMYGDKAADGQANAFQVKTKSAVAGVRGTDFLTSFNRMNSKSEIVTFKGRVDVGTLGANGTILNPVSVGPNQKTEALPGAPPAPPKSVPTSEMEKMNVDTKVDVATGSKDNGSNSPAQNQEAATGDNKDDKKDGSKDGAKDRAGNRGDGQQQDGTKENKDGAKDRAGNRGDGQQQDGTKENKDGAKDRAGNRGDGQPRDGAKDNKDGKSNSGSGSGSGATGGNAGGTSGSGGTTGSGSGGAGDGKKGPVAGPPSGPPAAPPPRSPSSIPGGSMIDAGDLGKAPGLSPALPSMPVVPIYAPPVMGTIPTVAPVCDLCNRAIESGPGQVKITITIPN from the coding sequence ATGGCGATGTTACTAACGGTGAAGCCTTGGACAGCAGCAGTGCTTGCAGTGTTCGCCTTCGGCGCAACAAGCGCGATAGGCTCCAACCATGCACATGCAGCCTGCGGCGAAGTTTCTGTCGCCAAGGGTGATGTGAAAATTGAGAACGTTAAGACAAAGGCCTCAACGGTCGCGGCAAAAGGCACAAAAGTTTGCCAAGGCGATGCGATCGTCGCGGGTCCACAATCGCGAGCAAAAATCGTGATGGAAGACGGCAACGAGCTAAACGTTTCGCCTGAATCTAGAATTGTACTTGAGCAGTATGAGTACAAACCGGCCGACAATAAGAAAAAGGTCATGTTGAACGTGCTCTACGGAAAAGTACGAGCTGCGACAAAAGAAGAGAACATGTACGGCGACAAGGCCGCAGACGGACAAGCGAACGCGTTTCAAGTGAAAACAAAAAGTGCGGTCGCAGGTGTACGGGGAACAGACTTCCTGACCAGCTTCAACCGCATGAACAGCAAATCCGAAATCGTAACGTTTAAGGGGCGCGTAGATGTCGGAACCCTTGGAGCGAACGGCACTATTTTAAATCCGGTTTCGGTTGGGCCCAATCAAAAAACAGAGGCTCTGCCTGGCGCGCCGCCCGCTCCCCCAAAATCAGTCCCGACGAGTGAGATGGAAAAAATGAACGTCGACACAAAAGTCGACGTCGCAACTGGCTCGAAAGATAACGGGTCTAATTCGCCAGCTCAAAATCAAGAAGCAGCAACCGGCGACAATAAAGATGATAAAAAAGATGGCTCCAAAGACGGCGCAAAGGACCGCGCTGGCAATCGCGGCGATGGTCAACAGCAAGATGGTACAAAAGAGAACAAAGACGGCGCAAAGGACCGCGCTGGCAATCGCGGCGATGGTCAACAGCAAGATGGTACAAAAGAGAACAAAGACGGCGCAAAGGACCGCGCTGGCAATCGCGGCGATGGCCAACCGCGAGATGGCGCCAAAGATAACAAGGACGGGAAGTCCAATAGCGGCTCAGGTAGTGGTTCTGGGGCGACAGGCGGAAATGCCGGTGGCACATCTGGCTCCGGCGGAACGACTGGTTCGGGGTCTGGCGGGGCCGGTGATGGCAAAAAGGGGCCGGTCGCTGGTCCACCGTCCGGGCCGCCGGCCGCACCACCACCGCGGTCTCCAAGCAGCATTCCCGGTGGCTCGATGATCGACGCTGGTGATTTGGGAAAGGCACCAGGCCTAAGTCCTGCTCTCCCATCAATGCCGGTGGTTCCGATTTATGCCCCACCCGTGATGGGCACGATTCCAACGGTCGCGCCTGTTTGCGATCTCTGCAACCGCGCGATAGAGAGCGGACCGGGCCAAGTTAAAATCACGATCACTATACCTAACTAA
- a CDS encoding HAD family hydrolase, with translation MTSYENYAKTSRKTVFLDRDGTLIIDKIYLNDPDQIEYLPGVFEALCRLRDGGYQFIVVTNQSGIARGIVSVENLNETHRRIRAAFAEHGVEFKEFYYAPYSVESDHPMRKPHPGMLLQGAKDFDVYLPKSWMIGDRLSDVIAGSRAGCRTILLSGVELPDPTAPQEAQPTRIVDSLLAAADQILKSEP, from the coding sequence ATGACTTCCTATGAAAACTACGCAAAAACCAGCAGAAAAACTGTTTTTCTTGATCGCGACGGCACACTGATAATCGACAAGATTTACCTCAACGATCCAGACCAAATCGAATATCTTCCTGGAGTCTTTGAGGCCCTCTGTCGCCTGCGCGATGGAGGATATCAGTTCATCGTGGTTACCAACCAGTCTGGTATCGCAAGGGGAATTGTTTCGGTTGAAAACTTAAACGAAACGCACCGAAGAATTCGAGCTGCTTTTGCCGAGCATGGTGTTGAATTCAAAGAGTTCTACTACGCCCCCTACTCCGTAGAATCTGATCATCCCATGCGAAAGCCGCACCCCGGAATGTTACTTCAGGGCGCAAAAGATTTTGATGTATACCTGCCCAAAAGCTGGATGATTGGCGATCGCTTGAGCGATGTTATCGCCGGGTCACGGGCAGGATGTCGAACGATCTTGCTTTCCGGAGTCGAGCTTCCAGACCCGACAGCACCCCAAGAAGCCCAACCTACTAGGATCGTCGATTCACTTTTAGCGGCCGCAGACCAGATATTAAAGTCAGAACCGTAG
- a CDS encoding tyrosine-type recombinase/integrase: MKKLRPNLPENKALGPSRETEILHLYICNYLYFMTFKESASSHTLRSYQGDLGQAFGAPDGGFVAMTTVLEPLKESDVNSLLQHAKQALRNWATLSPASRNRKTATLKSFLGWLHREDLCNRDLAPLLHGPKVPSRLPRHLSVDETTALIRSIEIDTRSAEPQDARKARLTLALISLLYGGGLRISEACELRIRNLQLRDGTCRVLGKGAKERVIALPPIAANAIRSWLQTEPEATSREFVFGEEPLSARKAYDLIKDAGKRAKLLKPLHPHALRHSYATHLLRSGANLRVLQTLLGHASLQATSRYTHVGLDQLARTLESHHPLGDASKKKRTI; the protein is encoded by the coding sequence ATGAAAAAACTGCGGCCAAATCTACCTGAAAACAAGGCTTTAGGTCCCTCGCGCGAGACCGAGATACTTCATTTATATATCTGTAATTACTTATATTTTATGACTTTTAAAGAGTCGGCGTCTAGTCACACATTAAGATCGTATCAAGGTGACCTCGGCCAGGCGTTTGGAGCGCCGGACGGCGGCTTTGTAGCAATGACCACGGTTCTTGAGCCACTCAAAGAGTCCGACGTCAACTCGCTCCTCCAGCATGCGAAACAGGCGCTCAGAAACTGGGCCACCCTAAGTCCAGCTTCGAGAAACCGAAAAACCGCCACGCTAAAGAGCTTCCTCGGCTGGCTACACCGTGAGGACCTCTGCAATCGAGATCTCGCTCCACTTCTGCATGGACCGAAAGTTCCATCTCGCCTACCAAGGCATCTTAGCGTGGATGAAACGACAGCACTTATTAGATCGATTGAAATCGATACTCGGAGCGCAGAGCCACAAGACGCTCGAAAAGCGCGCCTGACCTTGGCGCTGATTTCCCTCCTGTACGGAGGAGGGCTGCGAATTTCCGAGGCCTGCGAACTGCGAATTCGAAACCTTCAACTTCGAGATGGCACATGCCGGGTTTTAGGAAAAGGCGCTAAAGAGCGTGTCATCGCGCTTCCGCCTATCGCCGCAAATGCCATTCGAAGCTGGCTTCAAACCGAACCGGAAGCCACATCACGAGAATTTGTGTTTGGCGAAGAGCCGCTTTCCGCGCGAAAAGCCTACGATCTCATTAAGGACGCCGGCAAACGAGCCAAACTGCTTAAACCGCTACACCCGCACGCGCTTCGCCACAGCTACGCGACTCACCTCTTGCGATCAGGAGCAAACTTGCGAGTTTTACAAACACTTCTGGGTCATGCCTCACTTCAAGCCACTAGCCGCTACACACACGTTGGGTTAGATCAGCTAGCGAGAACGCTTGAAAGCCATCACCCTCTGGGCGACGCCAGTAAAAAAAAACGTACCATTTGA
- a CDS encoding sigma-54-dependent Fis family transcriptional regulator, whose amino-acid sequence MGSISSGDKTIVYKSEVMRQLMKMIDRVSPSTATVLVLGESGTGKELIARAIHERSNRRNKPFVAINCGALRETLLESELFGHEKGSFTGAYTRKIGLAEAANGGTLFLDEIGELSPGIQAKLLRFVQEGEIFRVGGKDPIKVDIRLISATNRELDAEVSRGNFREDLYYRINTITVHSPPLRRRKEDIPLLVEYFLARGQNRILNRGRAMSEEAMKIITRYDWPGNIRELQNVCERLQILADGHTIMPGDLPENILNPEQKVTTDDYDATITLYELEKRYILKALNYFDGNKTQAANALGITIKTLYNKLHEYGEFEKYAVHSKPKP is encoded by the coding sequence ATGGGATCGATCTCTTCGGGTGACAAAACTATCGTCTACAAGTCCGAAGTCATGCGTCAGCTGATGAAAATGATCGATCGCGTGTCGCCATCGACCGCCACGGTCCTGGTTCTCGGCGAATCCGGAACTGGTAAAGAGCTTATTGCTCGCGCCATTCACGAGCGTTCGAACCGTCGTAACAAGCCCTTCGTCGCAATCAACTGCGGCGCACTTCGCGAAACACTTCTTGAGTCCGAACTTTTCGGCCACGAGAAAGGTTCTTTCACTGGTGCCTATACTCGTAAGATAGGTCTTGCTGAAGCAGCAAACGGCGGAACATTGTTCCTCGACGAAATCGGTGAACTTTCGCCAGGAATCCAAGCGAAGCTTCTTCGCTTCGTTCAAGAGGGCGAAATCTTCCGCGTTGGCGGAAAAGATCCCATCAAAGTTGATATCCGTCTGATCTCGGCAACTAACCGTGAGTTAGATGCAGAAGTATCGCGTGGAAATTTCCGTGAAGATCTTTACTACCGTATCAACACAATCACTGTTCACTCGCCACCACTTCGCCGTCGTAAAGAAGATATTCCACTTCTTGTTGAGTACTTCTTGGCTCGCGGTCAAAACCGAATCCTCAATCGTGGTCGCGCGATGAGCGAAGAGGCGATGAAAATCATCACCCGTTACGATTGGCCAGGAAACATTCGTGAACTTCAAAACGTTTGCGAACGTCTTCAGATCTTGGCGGATGGTCACACGATCATGCCAGGTGATTTGCCAGAAAATATTTTGAATCCAGAGCAGAAAGTCACAACAGATGATTACGACGCAACGATCACTCTGTATGAACTTGAAAAGCGTTACATCTTGAAGGCGCTTAACTACTTCGATGGCAACAAGACACAAGCCGCGAATGCGTTAGGGATCACCATTAAGACTCTTTATAACAAACTCCACGAGTACGGCGAGTTTGAAAAGTACGCTGTTCACTCGAAACCAAAACCATAG